One Pseudomonas tolaasii NCPPB 2192 genomic window carries:
- a CDS encoding type III restriction-modification system endonuclease, which translates to MKLKFKQQPYQTQAVDAFADCFAGQPKALGVSYRIDPGVNPAKPVTSQQIDLYSVQNSAEPTEVGFKNAELALSPAQLLENVQAVQRRQNLPLSSALLKDNKTGCPINLDVEMETGTGKTYCYIKSMFELNKRFGWSKFIVVVPSIAIREGVYKSLQITAEHFLESYGKKARFFIYNSKQLHNLESFSSDAGISVMVINVQAFAARGADQRRIYEELDDFQSRRPIDVIKANRPILFLDEPQKMEGAKTLASFSEFNPLMIVRYSATHKTEYNKIHRLDALDAYNQKLVKKINVRGITIKNLTGTNAYLFLQDIEVSTNKPPMARVEFEVKQNSGIKRVMRKLGRNDNLYDLSGGLDQYKGYVVADIDARIDALSFINGVELFAGDAVGNVDEVAMRRIQIREAVKAHFQKEMMLFSRGIKVLSLFFIDEVAKYRQYDETGEVTGEYAQIFEEEYNAYLTEVMTLEDTTYNRYLKGIQARQTHNGYFSIDKKSKRLVDPSVGKKATETDDVDAYDLILKDKERLLSFAEPVRFIFSHSALREGWDNPNVFVICALKHSDNTVSRRQEVGRGMRLSVNQLGERMDNPATVHEINELTVVASEGYKEFVSALQKDISDSLSARPRIADEKYFTGKVLQTSGGDIEVTPQLAKQIYKYLLKNDYTDDNDQITQTYHDAKREEQVAELPAELQPYAEQVFQLIDSVFSAAQIPDIGDDRKAKLNPLNSNFEKKEFQALWNKINRKAAYTVHFETDELVGKCVGWLDKELRVKPMQYIIERGAQLENASFDDMKTGTAFKIAESSTEKYTHSVHSVVKYDLIGNLAESTQLTRSTIASILKRLNVAVFSQYKTNPEDFIARAGTLINEQKATAIVEHIAYDPVDETHSSDIFSTEKLRDDFSKAFEAKHHVYDYVFTDSNIERKFVQELDASTEVAVYAKLPKSFFIPTPVGNYNPDWAIAFQEGKVKHVYFVAETKGSMSSLELRDIEKSKIACARKFFAKITSDQVKYQVVDGYGALMDLVK; encoded by the coding sequence ATGAAACTGAAATTTAAACAGCAGCCATACCAAACCCAAGCGGTAGACGCCTTTGCCGATTGCTTTGCTGGTCAGCCCAAAGCCTTGGGTGTGAGCTATCGCATTGACCCAGGTGTAAATCCTGCAAAACCCGTTACGTCACAGCAGATTGACCTCTATAGCGTGCAGAACTCTGCCGAGCCAACCGAAGTTGGCTTCAAGAATGCTGAGCTGGCTCTTAGTCCAGCTCAATTGTTGGAGAACGTTCAGGCTGTGCAGCGTCGGCAAAATTTGCCGCTGTCTTCTGCGTTGTTGAAAGACAACAAAACCGGTTGCCCGATCAACCTCGATGTCGAGATGGAGACTGGTACCGGCAAGACCTACTGCTATATCAAGAGCATGTTCGAGCTGAACAAACGCTTTGGCTGGAGCAAGTTCATCGTCGTGGTGCCGAGCATTGCTATCCGCGAGGGTGTGTACAAGTCGCTGCAGATTACCGCTGAGCACTTCCTGGAAAGCTACGGCAAGAAGGCGCGGTTTTTCATCTACAACTCCAAGCAGCTGCACAACCTGGAGAGCTTTTCCTCGGATGCTGGCATCAGCGTTATGGTTATCAACGTCCAGGCGTTTGCAGCCCGTGGTGCTGACCAGCGACGGATCTACGAAGAGCTGGACGACTTCCAGTCACGCCGCCCCATCGATGTGATCAAGGCCAACCGGCCGATCCTATTTCTCGATGAGCCGCAGAAGATGGAAGGGGCCAAGACGCTGGCTTCCTTCAGTGAGTTCAATCCGCTGATGATCGTGCGTTACTCGGCTACGCACAAAACCGAGTACAACAAAATCCACCGCCTCGATGCTTTGGACGCCTACAACCAGAAGCTGGTGAAGAAGATCAATGTGCGCGGCATTACGATCAAGAATCTGACCGGCACCAACGCTTACCTGTTTCTGCAGGACATCGAAGTCTCCACCAACAAGCCGCCAATGGCGCGAGTTGAGTTTGAGGTCAAGCAGAACAGCGGCATCAAGCGGGTGATGCGTAAGCTCGGTCGTAACGACAACCTGTATGACCTGTCCGGTGGGCTGGATCAGTACAAGGGATATGTAGTTGCCGACATCGATGCGCGTATCGATGCCTTGAGTTTTATCAATGGGGTAGAACTGTTCGCTGGCGATGCCGTGGGCAACGTGGATGAGGTTGCCATGCGACGTATCCAGATACGCGAGGCAGTCAAGGCACACTTCCAGAAGGAGATGATGCTTTTCAGTCGTGGCATCAAGGTGCTCTCGCTGTTCTTTATCGATGAAGTTGCTAAGTACCGGCAGTACGATGAAACCGGAGAGGTGACGGGGGAGTACGCGCAAATCTTCGAGGAGGAATATAACGCCTACCTGACCGAAGTGATGACGCTGGAAGACACGACTTATAACCGCTATCTAAAAGGTATCCAGGCCCGGCAGACGCACAACGGTTACTTCTCTATCGATAAGAAGAGTAAGCGCCTGGTCGATCCCTCGGTGGGCAAAAAGGCTACCGAGACCGATGACGTAGATGCCTACGACCTGATCCTCAAGGACAAAGAGCGACTGCTGTCATTTGCTGAGCCGGTGCGTTTTATTTTCTCGCACTCGGCATTACGCGAGGGTTGGGACAACCCCAATGTCTTCGTCATCTGCGCCCTGAAACACAGCGATAACACCGTCTCACGCCGGCAGGAAGTCGGGCGTGGCATGCGTTTGTCTGTGAATCAGCTGGGCGAGCGTATGGACAACCCGGCCACGGTGCACGAGATCAACGAGCTGACCGTGGTAGCCAGTGAAGGCTATAAGGAGTTCGTCAGTGCGCTGCAGAAAGATATCAGCGACTCCCTGTCTGCTCGTCCACGTATCGCTGATGAAAAATACTTCACCGGCAAGGTATTGCAGACCTCTGGTGGAGACATAGAAGTCACGCCGCAACTGGCCAAGCAGATCTACAAATACCTGTTGAAAAACGACTATACCGACGATAACGATCAGATCACCCAGACCTACCATGACGCCAAGCGTGAAGAGCAAGTGGCTGAACTGCCAGCCGAGCTGCAGCCTTATGCCGAGCAGGTTTTCCAACTGATCGATAGCGTGTTCAGCGCCGCGCAAATACCGGATATTGGTGACGACCGCAAAGCAAAGCTCAATCCGCTGAACTCGAATTTCGAGAAGAAAGAGTTTCAGGCGCTGTGGAACAAGATCAACCGCAAGGCGGCCTACACCGTTCACTTTGAAACTGATGAGCTGGTAGGTAAATGCGTGGGTTGGTTGGATAAGGAGCTACGGGTCAAGCCGATGCAGTACATCATCGAGCGTGGCGCCCAGCTGGAAAATGCCAGCTTCGACGATATGAAGACCGGCACTGCCTTCAAAATCGCCGAGAGTTCGACAGAGAAGTACACGCACTCCGTTCATTCGGTGGTGAAATATGACCTGATCGGCAACCTAGCGGAATCTACGCAGCTGACGCGCAGCACCATTGCCAGCATCCTCAAACGCTTGAATGTAGCCGTGTTCAGTCAGTACAAAACCAACCCTGAAGACTTCATTGCCAGGGCTGGTACGTTGATCAACGAGCAAAAGGCGACAGCCATCGTTGAGCACATTGCTTACGATCCGGTGGACGAAACTCATAGCTCCGATATCTTCAGCACCGAGAAGCTGCGTGACGACTTCAGTAAGGCGTTTGAAGCCAAGCATCACGTCTACGATTATGTGTTCACCGACTCCAACATCGAACGGAAATTCGTTCAGGAGCTGGATGCCAGCACCGAAGTTGCGGTGTACGCCAAGCTGCCGAAGAGCTTCTTCATCCCAACCCCTGTCGGCAACTACAACCCCGACTGGGCGATAGCCTTTCAGGAAGGCAAAGTGAAACACGTTTACTTCGTCGCCGAGACCAAGGGCTCGATGTCTTCACTTGAGCTGCGCGATATCGAAAAATCCAAAATCGCCTGCGCTCGAAAGTTCTTCGCCAAGATCACTTCGGATCAGGTGAAGTACCAGGTGGTCGACGGGTATGGGGCTTTGATGGACTTGGTGAAGTGA
- a CDS encoding site-specific DNA-methyltransferase: MDKLKMHSSNLTEANIAKLAELFPNCITEARDAKGKLKQTVDFDLLRQELSSSIVEGPQERYQLNWPGKREALLTANAPIAKTLRPCREDSVNFDTTQNLFIEGDNLEALKLLQEVYLNKVSLIYIDPPYNTGGDFIYEDDFAEDVDTYLYRSNQRSEIGDRMIANPESNGRIHSDWLSMIYSRLRLARSLLRDDGLIFISIDDNEQANLQKVCDEIFGESNFRGKVSRATGTPSGQGHGILVNEVDFILIYSKSEEATLYGLPFTADDQKIYDQQDKFGRYLTRTLRKTGGEDRREDRPTMYYGVEAPDGEKVFPIGPGGYESRWRCGPKSYEELKSNNLIEWKQVVESGVQVWKPYQKFYLEGRLKQPSNLWQNIEGNKKASIDIKGLFGAKVFDTPKPLELIKRCISIGMQSDGIVVDFFAGSATTAHAVMALNAEDQGTRRYVMIQLPEACPEDSEAYKNGYSKISDIGKERIRRAGTKIKAANAMTVPDLDTGFRTLKVDTSNMKEVYYNPDAVSQDLLSDQVDNIREDRTAEDLLFQVLLDWGVDLALPISQQSIFGKTVFFVDGNTLVACFDTGIDEDFVKQLAGHQPLRVVFRDSGFASDSVKINVEQVFKLLSPATEIKTL; the protein is encoded by the coding sequence ATGGACAAGCTGAAAATGCACTCTTCCAACCTGACCGAAGCCAATATAGCCAAATTGGCCGAGCTGTTCCCCAATTGTATTACCGAGGCGCGCGATGCCAAGGGCAAGCTGAAACAAACGGTCGACTTTGATCTGCTGCGTCAGGAGTTGTCTTCGTCCATCGTCGAAGGGCCGCAGGAGCGTTATCAGTTAAATTGGCCGGGGAAGCGTGAGGCGTTGCTGACTGCCAATGCCCCGATTGCAAAGACGTTGCGTCCTTGCAGAGAGGACAGTGTTAATTTTGATACTACGCAAAACCTCTTTATTGAAGGGGATAATCTTGAAGCGTTAAAGCTTTTGCAGGAGGTTTACCTCAATAAAGTTTCTCTTATATATATCGATCCGCCCTATAATACTGGGGGGGATTTTATTTACGAGGATGACTTTGCAGAGGATGTTGATACTTATTTGTACCGGTCTAATCAGAGGAGTGAGATTGGCGATAGAATGATTGCTAATCCAGAAAGCAATGGCAGGATACATTCGGATTGGCTGAGTATGATTTATTCAAGATTGCGATTGGCTCGGAGCTTATTAAGGGATGATGGTTTAATATTCATTTCAATTGATGATAATGAGCAGGCAAACCTACAAAAGGTTTGTGATGAAATTTTTGGTGAAAGTAATTTTCGCGGTAAGGTTTCTCGCGCTACCGGTACGCCAAGTGGTCAGGGGCATGGGATTTTAGTAAATGAAGTTGATTTCATTCTGATTTACTCTAAATCTGAGGAGGCAACTTTATATGGTTTGCCTTTTACTGCCGACGACCAGAAAATTTATGATCAGCAAGATAAGTTCGGTCGCTACCTCACTCGAACCCTGAGGAAAACTGGTGGCGAGGATCGACGTGAAGATAGGCCTACAATGTATTACGGCGTTGAAGCCCCTGATGGAGAAAAAGTTTTTCCGATAGGACCTGGCGGATATGAAAGTAGGTGGCGCTGTGGCCCGAAAAGCTATGAGGAGCTTAAAAGTAATAACTTGATCGAGTGGAAGCAGGTTGTCGAGAGCGGGGTGCAGGTATGGAAGCCATATCAAAAGTTTTATTTGGAGGGACGCCTGAAGCAGCCGTCAAATCTCTGGCAAAACATAGAGGGCAATAAGAAGGCGTCGATAGATATAAAAGGTCTATTCGGGGCCAAGGTTTTTGACACTCCAAAGCCACTTGAGTTGATTAAGCGCTGTATTTCAATTGGAATGCAGTCGGATGGTATTGTTGTTGATTTTTTTGCCGGATCAGCTACAACGGCGCATGCGGTTATGGCTCTTAATGCTGAAGATCAAGGTACTCGTAGATATGTGATGATCCAGCTGCCAGAGGCGTGCCCTGAAGATAGTGAAGCTTATAAAAATGGATATTCCAAAATATCTGATATAGGAAAAGAGCGAATTCGGCGCGCAGGCACCAAAATTAAAGCCGCAAACGCTATGACTGTTCCAGACCTCGATACGGGGTTCCGGACTCTAAAAGTCGATACTTCCAATATGAAGGAGGTTTACTACAACCCGGATGCTGTCAGCCAAGACCTGCTTTCCGATCAAGTAGACAATATCCGCGAAGACCGCACCGCCGAAGATCTGCTGTTCCAGGTACTGCTGGACTGGGGCGTCGATCTGGCCCTTCCGATCAGCCAGCAAAGCATTTTTGGCAAGACCGTTTTCTTCGTCGACGGTAACACCCTGGTTGCTTGCTTCGACACCGGCATTGACGAGGACTTTGTTAAACAGCTCGCCGGACATCAGCCATTGCGCGTGGTGTTCCGTGACTCCGGGTTTGCTAGCGACAGCGTGAAGATTAACGTCGAGCAGGTATTCAAGCTACTGTCGCCGGCTACTGAAATCAAGACCCTTTGA
- a CDS encoding DUF4391 domain-containing protein, with product MSQADIPPALFSFPAQARVARVVPKNKIYEHGPVSSALRDKFVGQVEQITWAYKLAPETINLPARGGVAEIQIFDIVQKVSELDKDVLRAIDRAIPLPIIFQLHHEQHTRMVAAFKRPSEADTSKWVVDGYFAGNWLPIDSPRQPLAVALDLQGLYEQLLRSLLPNSARSGESLPEQLARLNRLRSLHSERAKLDARMHKEKQFNRKVGLNAKLREIQNEIAELSA from the coding sequence ATGAGCCAGGCTGACATCCCTCCAGCACTATTCAGCTTCCCGGCCCAGGCCAGGGTTGCTCGCGTGGTGCCGAAGAACAAAATCTACGAGCACGGTCCGGTGAGTTCGGCGTTGCGCGATAAGTTTGTCGGCCAAGTCGAGCAGATAACCTGGGCCTACAAGCTGGCACCCGAAACCATTAACCTGCCAGCACGCGGTGGTGTGGCGGAAATCCAGATATTCGACATCGTGCAGAAAGTCTCCGAGCTGGATAAAGACGTACTGCGTGCAATTGACCGTGCCATCCCGCTTCCGATCATCTTTCAGTTGCACCATGAGCAACATACCCGCATGGTGGCGGCCTTTAAGCGCCCCAGCGAAGCCGATACCAGCAAGTGGGTGGTTGACGGCTACTTTGCGGGCAACTGGTTGCCCATCGACAGCCCTCGCCAGCCTCTGGCTGTAGCGTTAGATCTGCAGGGGCTTTACGAGCAGCTGCTGCGCTCTCTATTACCGAATTCGGCTAGATCGGGCGAGAGCCTGCCCGAGCAATTGGCGCGGCTAAACCGCTTGCGTAGCTTGCACAGTGAGCGTGCCAAGCTGGATGCCCGCATGCATAAAGAAAAGCAGTTCAACCGCAAGGTGGGTCTCAACGCCAAGCTGCGGGAAATCCAGAATGAAATCGCCGAGCTGAGTGCCTAA
- a CDS encoding helicase-related protein, protein MELIDNINTLLGENLKGMLKPGSKLKIAASCFSIYAYVALKKELESIDSLEFIFTSPTFVPNEASDKIKKEQREFHIPKAERERSLTGSEFEIQLKNQLTQKAIARECADWIRRKATFRSNRGQAPMQPFIGTHSTAGDAVFMPVQGFTAVDLGYQKGNALSNIVTRFDEPAHTGMFLNLFDQIWSDPDKLEDVTARLCEHIASVYRENAPERIYFLMLYNIFREFLEDVNEDVLPNDRTGYQDSLIWQKLFNFQRDAATGLINKLETYSGCILADSVGLGKTFTALAVIKYYELRNKSVLVLCPKKLADNWLNYNRNLKTNIFAKDRFNYDVLCHTDLTRTRGESLGIPLDRVNWGNYDLVVIDESHNFRNNDVYKDKETRYQRLMNQVIHQGVKTKVLMLSATPVNNRFSDLRNQLALAYEGDSDNLNDKLRTEKDIDGIFRRAQAAFNAWSNLPPEKRTAAAILSTLDFDFFELLDSVTIARSRRHIETFYNTADIGSFPERRKPLSFHCPLTQREDVIGFNEIFNQLSLLKLAVYAPVSYILPSRMKKYEEMYDTEVEGGRGKLKQVDRERSLQALMTTNLLKRLESSVESFRLTLKNLQVTHRAALDKIATFKKTGLASDFADVTAAFEDADFDDDILPLPGDISIGKKIQISLEDMDVPSWEQDLQSDLLFIDELLAEMAKVTPADDAKLQHLKTQITSKLASPINSGNRKVLIFTAFSDTANYLYDNLAEYLLRTHQVHSGKVTGSDAPKSTLGNMQGSRQTYDFQGLLTLFSPRSKEKAAIYPDEPREIDILIGTDCISEGQNLQDCDYLINYDIHWNPVRIIQRFGRVDRIGSQNASIQLVNYWPDISLDEYINLKERVENRMMIADVTATGDDNVLNAQANDVAYRKEQLRRLQDDVIEMEDIKTGVSITDLGLNDFRMDLLNYIKTNGSLEHVPNGMHAVVPARKEIGLLPGVIFTLRNRNKGSSLNQQNRLHPFYLIYISLAGQIISDQTEAKRLLDLARSACKGYSQPIPEAYQLFNQATQDGRNMRVYSDLLDQAIRSMIDVKEERDIDSLFSGGKTTALVDTISGLDDFELISFIVVQGVV, encoded by the coding sequence ATGGAACTGATCGACAACATCAACACCCTCCTTGGGGAAAACCTCAAAGGTATGCTCAAGCCGGGCTCGAAGCTGAAGATTGCTGCTTCATGCTTTTCGATCTACGCCTATGTGGCGTTGAAGAAGGAGCTGGAGAGCATCGACTCCCTAGAGTTCATCTTCACCTCGCCAACCTTCGTCCCTAACGAGGCCAGCGACAAGATCAAGAAAGAGCAGCGTGAGTTCCATATTCCTAAGGCTGAGCGCGAGCGCAGCCTGACCGGCAGTGAGTTTGAGATCCAGCTGAAGAATCAGCTCACGCAAAAGGCCATCGCTAGGGAGTGCGCTGACTGGATACGCCGCAAGGCCACCTTCCGCTCCAACCGTGGCCAGGCTCCGATGCAGCCCTTTATCGGTACGCACTCTACGGCAGGGGACGCCGTCTTTATGCCCGTTCAGGGCTTTACCGCTGTCGATCTGGGTTACCAGAAGGGCAATGCGCTCTCGAACATCGTGACCCGTTTCGATGAGCCGGCCCATACCGGCATGTTTCTTAATTTGTTTGACCAAATCTGGAGTGACCCGGATAAGCTTGAAGATGTGACCGCGCGGCTCTGCGAGCACATCGCTTCGGTATATCGGGAGAATGCCCCGGAGCGCATCTACTTCTTGATGCTCTACAACATCTTCCGCGAGTTCCTAGAGGACGTAAACGAAGACGTGCTGCCCAACGACCGCACCGGTTACCAAGACAGCCTGATCTGGCAGAAGCTGTTCAACTTCCAGCGCGACGCGGCCACCGGTCTGATCAACAAGCTTGAAACCTACAGTGGCTGCATCCTGGCCGACAGTGTGGGTTTGGGGAAAACCTTCACTGCGTTGGCGGTGATCAAGTACTACGAGCTGCGCAACAAATCTGTCCTGGTGCTCTGTCCTAAGAAGCTCGCCGACAACTGGCTGAACTACAACCGCAACCTTAAAACCAACATTTTCGCCAAGGATCGCTTCAACTACGACGTGCTTTGCCATACCGACCTGACCCGCACCCGTGGAGAGTCGCTCGGCATTCCGCTGGATCGGGTCAACTGGGGCAACTATGACCTGGTGGTGATCGACGAATCACATAACTTCCGTAACAACGACGTCTACAAAGACAAGGAGACCCGTTACCAGCGGCTGATGAATCAGGTGATCCATCAGGGCGTGAAAACCAAGGTGCTGATGCTTTCGGCGACCCCGGTTAACAATCGTTTCAGCGATTTACGTAACCAGCTGGCCTTGGCCTACGAAGGCGACAGCGATAACCTCAACGATAAGCTGCGTACTGAGAAAGACATCGACGGCATATTTCGCCGCGCTCAGGCGGCCTTCAATGCTTGGTCGAACCTACCACCGGAAAAACGCACCGCTGCGGCAATCCTTAGTACTCTGGATTTCGATTTCTTCGAACTGCTCGACAGTGTGACCATTGCCCGCTCACGTCGGCATATCGAAACCTTCTACAACACCGCCGACATTGGCAGTTTTCCGGAGCGCCGCAAGCCGCTGTCCTTTCACTGCCCACTTACCCAACGTGAAGATGTCATCGGCTTCAACGAGATCTTCAATCAACTCTCGTTACTCAAGCTCGCCGTGTATGCCCCGGTCAGCTACATCCTACCCAGCCGGATGAAGAAATACGAAGAGATGTACGACACCGAAGTGGAGGGCGGCAGAGGCAAGCTCAAGCAGGTCGACCGTGAGAGAAGCTTGCAAGCTTTAATGACCACTAACCTGCTCAAACGCCTGGAAAGCTCAGTCGAATCCTTCCGTCTGACCCTGAAAAACCTACAGGTGACGCACCGCGCGGCATTAGACAAAATCGCCACCTTCAAGAAAACTGGCCTTGCCAGTGACTTCGCCGACGTTACTGCAGCCTTTGAAGATGCTGACTTTGATGATGATATCTTGCCATTGCCCGGGGACATCAGCATCGGCAAGAAAATACAGATCAGCCTGGAAGACATGGATGTGCCTTCCTGGGAGCAAGACCTTCAAAGCGATTTGTTGTTCATTGATGAGTTGCTCGCCGAGATGGCTAAGGTCACGCCTGCCGATGACGCCAAGCTGCAGCACCTTAAAACCCAGATCACCAGCAAGCTGGCCTCGCCGATTAACTCCGGCAATCGCAAAGTGCTGATCTTCACCGCCTTCTCCGATACCGCCAATTACCTCTACGACAACCTCGCCGAGTACTTATTGCGCACTCATCAGGTTCATTCGGGCAAGGTTACGGGGAGCGATGCCCCAAAATCCACCTTGGGCAACATGCAGGGCAGCCGACAGACCTATGACTTTCAAGGGTTGCTCACGCTGTTCTCGCCGCGCTCCAAAGAGAAGGCCGCCATCTATCCAGATGAGCCGCGAGAGATCGATATCTTGATCGGCACTGACTGCATCTCCGAAGGCCAGAACCTGCAGGACTGCGACTACCTGATAAATTACGACATTCACTGGAACCCGGTGCGGATTATCCAGCGCTTTGGGCGTGTGGATCGGATCGGTTCGCAGAATGCCAGCATTCAGCTGGTCAACTACTGGCCAGACATCAGCCTGGATGAGTACATCAACCTGAAGGAACGGGTTGAAAACCGCATGATGATCGCTGACGTCACTGCCACCGGCGATGATAACGTGCTCAATGCCCAGGCCAATGACGTGGCCTACCGCAAGGAGCAGCTGCGTCGCCTGCAAGATGACGTGATTGAGATGGAAGACATCAAGACAGGCGTCTCCATCACCGATCTTGGCCTCAATGACTTCCGTATGGATTTGCTCAACTACATCAAAACCAACGGCAGCCTTGAGCATGTTCCCAACGGCATGCACGCCGTTGTGCCTGCGCGGAAAGAGATTGGTCTACTGCCTGGCGTGATTTTCACCCTGCGTAATCGCAACAAGGGTTCCAGCCTTAATCAACAGAATCGCCTGCACCCCTTCTATTTGATCTACATCAGCCTGGCAGGGCAGATAATCAGCGATCAAACCGAAGCCAAGCGCTTATTGGATCTAGCTCGCAGCGCCTGTAAGGGCTACAGCCAGCCGATACCGGAGGCCTACCAGTTGTTCAACCAGGCCACGCAGGACGGGCGAAATATGCGGGTTTATTCTGACCTGCTTGACCAGGCCATTCGCTCGATGATCGACGTAAAGGAAGAGCGGGACATCGATAGCCTGTTCAGCGGCGGTAAAACCACGGCCTTGGTGGATACTATCTCCGGGTTGGATGATTTCGAGTTAATCAGCTTCATTGTTGTTCAGGGCGTGGTATGA